The genomic stretch CGCAGCGCCTGACCGGCCGGTTCAGGGAGCGTTCAGGGTCTGTTCAGGGCTTCCCCCGATGTGTCCGGCGGGGTCGGCCCGACAGGCTCGCCGGCATGACTTCCCATCTGCTCGCCGCCCGCGGGGTGATCGCATGATCGTCGCCCGCGGACTCACCAAGACCTACGGCGCCACGGTCGCCGTCGACGGCGTCGACTTCACCGTCGAGCCCGGCCGGGTGACCGGCTTCCTCGGGCCGAACGGCGCCGGAAAGTCCACGACGATGCGCATGATCATGGGCCTGGACCGCCCGACCGCCGGCAGCGTCACCGTCAACGGGCGCCGGTACCAGGACTCGCCGGCACCGCTGCGGGAGGTCGGCGCGCTCCTGGAGGCGAGAGCCCTGCACCCCGGCCGCTCGGCCCGCGACCACCTGCGCTGGCTGGCCGTGAGCAACGGCATCCCGGCCGCCCGGGTCGACGAGGTGCTCGGCCTGGTCGGGCTGGCCGACGTGGCCGGCAAGCGCGTCGGCACGTTCTCCCTCGGCATGGGTCAGCGGCTGGGCATCGCCGTCGCCCTGCTGGGCAACCCGCCGATCGTCGTCCTCGACGAGCCGGTCAACGGACTGGACCCCGAGGGCATCCGCTGGGTGCGCACGCTGGCCCGCCGGCTCGCCGCCGAGGGCCGCACGGTGTTCATCTCCAGTCACCTGATGTCGGAGATGGCGCTGATC from Blastococcus sp. PRF04-17 encodes the following:
- a CDS encoding ABC transporter ATP-binding protein is translated as MIVARGLTKTYGATVAVDGVDFTVEPGRVTGFLGPNGAGKSTTMRMIMGLDRPTAGSVTVNGRRYQDSPAPLREVGALLEARALHPGRSARDHLRWLAVSNGIPAARVDEVLGLVGLADVAGKRVGTFSLGMGQRLGIAVALLGNPPIVVLDEPVNGLDPEGIRWVRTLARRLAAEGRTVFISSHLMSEMALIADHLVVVGRGRILADCSMSEFIADHAASYVRVRSPQRGEVADLLRAQGLDVAVHDEELRVQGLDAPAVGELVGGSGLLLHELTLVRSSLEDAFMTLTADSVEYSAAPTPAGMTR